A window of Acidimicrobiales bacterium genomic DNA:
GGGCCTTGTCGGCGGCCGAGAGCGGGGCCCGCTCCTGGGCCAGGGCCGAGTGGAGCTGCTCGTGGACCCGGCGGCGGAGGTCGTCCTCGGTGAGCCGCTTGTCGTAGAGGATCGGCCCCAGCTCGTCGATGAGGTGGTGGTGGATCTTCTGCCGGAGCTCGTCGATCACCGGGTCCCGGCGCTTGACGGCGGCGAGACCCGCCTGCTGCGGGTTGGCTTCGTGGAGGCGCTTGTAGAGGGACATCGAGCCTCCATCGGCGCCGCCCGGCCGACTGTGAGAGCCCCTCCCGAGGTTCACCTTCCGTCATCGAAAGGCGACTCTCAGCGTTTGATCAGCGCTTCTTCTTCTTGCCGGCGCCGGCCGGGATGTACCGGTCGGCCAGGGTCTCGAAGGCCCGGGCGATCGAGCTGCGGGGGGCGTCGATGACGACCGGCGTGCTCTTGTTGATCGACTGGGGCACGACGATGTCACTGGGCAGCTGGGTCTCGGCCTTGATCTGCAGGGTCCGCTCGACCTCGCTGACGTCCAGGCGGACCTTGGTGTTGGCCCGGTTCAGCACCAGGTGGATCTTCGAGTTCGGCGTGTCGAGCATGCGCATGGTCTGCAGCCCGATCTTCACGTTCTTGATGTTGGGGATGTCCATCCCCGCCACCAGGAGGATGTCGTCGGAGTCCTCGATGAGGGTCAGCACCTTGTCGTCGAAGTAGGACGGCGTGTCCACGATGACGTACTTGGCCACCTTGCGGAGCTGGGCCACGATGGTCCGCACGTGCTCGGCGGAGATCTGGTCGGCGTAGGCCGGCTCCAACGGGGCGGGCATGACCTTCAGGCCCGACGGCGGGTGGGTCACCAGCAGGTTGTTGAGGAAGCCGCTGTCGAGCCGGTCGATGGAGTTCACGGCGTCGACGATGGTGTGCTGGGGGGCCAGCTTGAGCATGACGGCCACGTCGCCGAACTGGAGGTCGCAGTCGATCAGCACCACGGTCTCGTCGGTGCGCTGGGCCAGGGCCACGGCCAGGTTGGTGGCCACCACCGACTTGCCGGCGCCGCCCTTGGTGGAGAACACGGTGATGACCCGGCCGCCCTCACTGGGCTCGCCGTCGTCCAGGCCGAGACTGGCGGGACGGCCGTGCACGCCCACCGACTCGGCCACCCGGCGGCAGGCCTCCTGCAGCTGGGCGGTGTCGACCGGCGCCGCCAGCACGTCCTTCACGCCGGAGCGGATGGCCTGCTGGAACAGCTCGGTCGAGAGCTCGTCGGCCACCAGCACCGCCCCGACCTCGGGCCGGGGCTGGAGCACGGCGGCCAGCGTGGCCAGGTTGTACGGGTCGCCGCAGGAGGGACCGAGCACGACGACGGTGGGCGAGGAGTCGAGCTGGGCCGCGAAGTCCTCGAAGTGCTCGAAGTCGAACACCCCGGATCCCAGCTGCATCGCCAGGCGCGACCGGGCCGCGGAGTCGGCCTCGACCACGGCGACGTT
This region includes:
- a CDS encoding P-loop NTPase; this translates as MSSSAPTPVNVAVVEADSAARSRLAMQLGSGVFDFEHFEDFAAQLDSSPTVVVLGPSCGDPYNLATLAAVLQPRPEVGAVLVADELSTELFQQAIRSGVKDVLAAPVDTAQLQEACRRVAESVGVHGRPASLGLDDGEPSEGGRVITVFSTKGGAGKSVVATNLAVALAQRTDETVVLIDCDLQFGDVAVMLKLAPQHTIVDAVNSIDRLDSGFLNNLLVTHPPSGLKVMPAPLEPAYADQISAEHVRTIVAQLRKVAKYVIVDTPSYFDDKVLTLIEDSDDILLVAGMDIPNIKNVKIGLQTMRMLDTPNSKIHLVLNRANTKVRLDVSEVERTLQIKAETQLPSDIVVPQSINKSTPVVIDAPRSSIARAFETLADRYIPAGAGKKKKR